The region GCCAGGGCGACTCGAAGCTGCAGAGGACCCTCGGTATGGCGCTGGACGTGGCAGATCCGCTTTCCAGCCTGGGAAGCGCAGCGTTCGCCGCCCCGCTCGCGGCGTACACCGCCGTCCTGCTGTCGGACACCGCGACGCCGATGTGGCACGAGGCCTACCGCGAGCTGCCGTACGTGTTCACCGGCTCGGCGCTCGCGGCGTCGTCCGGCCTGGCGCTGCTGACCTCACCGACCTCGCAGACCGCCGAGGTGCGGCGCCTGGCGGCCTTCGGCGCACTGGTTGAGCTCACCGCGCACAAGCTGATGACGCGGCGGCTCGGCGAGCTCGCCGAACCGCTCGAGCAGGGTCGTGCGGGCCGACTGTCGAAGGCGGCGACCGCACTCACCATCGCCGGGGGGCTCGGCGCCGCCGTCTTGGGCCGCAACCGCGTCGGCGCGGCCGTGAGCGGCCTGGCGCTGCTCGCCGGGTCCGCCGCCACCCGCTTCTCCATCGTGGAGGCCGGCATCGAGTCCGCGAAGGACCCCAAGTACACCGTGCGGAGCCAGAAAGCGCGACTGGCCGCACGCCGAGCCAAAGAGCGGCTCGATCACTCGATCACCACTGCGCTGGGCCGACCGGGTCAGGGCCAGCGCAGGAGGCTGACGTGAGCTCGCCGCACCTTCGACGGCGTCCGACACCGCGCCCACCAAGGGAGCTGCGAATCGCTGATCGATCCTGGTCGCAGCGATCCTGATCCAGCTCGCGCTCGGCGCGGTCTATGCCTGGAGCGTGGTCTCCAAGGCGATCAGCGAGTCCCACCTGCGGTGGGTCAGCGGACGGCGATGGTGGCGCCGTCGGCGTACGCCGGGACCAGCTCGCCGATCACGGGGGCGCCGGGGATCTCGCCCGCGACGAGCAGTCCGCCGGAGGTCTGGGCA is a window of Blastococcus sp. Marseille-P5729 DNA encoding:
- the nrfD gene encoding NrfD/PsrC family molybdoenzyme membrane anchor subunit, translating into MTTSPFDADRGPDVVRRRRGGGSRKPDGALRKRRSDPNAVVPDPEFSSYYGRQIVKPAPWKHEVPAYLFLGGVTAGSGLIGAFAHARGLDTLRRNSRYSAVVGVGLSSGALIADLGRPERFLNMLRTVKLTSPMSVGTWILAAFGASAGVAVASEIAGQLGIGQGDSKLQRTLGMALDVADPLSSLGSAAFAAPLAAYTAVLLSDTATPMWHEAYRELPYVFTGSALAASSGLALLTSPTSQTAEVRRLAAFGALVELTAHKLMTRRLGELAEPLEQGRAGRLSKAATALTIAGGLGAAVLGRNRVGAAVSGLALLAGSAATRFSIVEAGIESAKDPKYTVRSQKARLAARRAKERLDHSITTALGRPGQGQRRRLT